A section of the Dehalobacter sp. DCM genome encodes:
- a CDS encoding molybdopterin-dependent oxidoreductase — protein MTTEFKKGSENDYTVRTCAWSAPGCHPTGCGLIMHVKDGKLVEVEGDPDHPVSQGRVCVRCLSLPETIYHPDRILYPMKRIGKKGVNKWEQITWDEAYDIIEEKVRFYQKEYGLESIAMMGGTGREATFYFPALSYAVLQTPNNVGVLSGLSCYGPRCAVTEYVLGAGYPEIDYAAYFEDRYDNPEYQLPEYVIIWGKSPLESNADGFFGHAIIDLMKRGTKIIAVDPRVTWLTSRAEYHLQLRPGTDAALALGLLNVIINEDLYDHEFVEKWTFGLESLRERVQEYSPRRVADICWIKEETIVNAARAYAKASSSSIAWGVALDMNRNGIQAIQGVLYLMTLTGNLDIPGGNTLAEPSSFMGKWRYDTHVQIPEEIYENRIGNKEFPFFNYGLMACSPDNTLDYFEKQQPYPIKMVWSNSQNPIANAACVPKRWHEAFKKIEYWISQEVFMTPTVSAYADMVLPVATFAEHDGVVIPHFGRNASFVGAVNQCIERVGECKSDLEICFDLGKRLNPKAWPWETVSEFFTEQIEPKTGLTYPELKDKVVQQQKYIYKKYEKGLLRSDGEPGFQTLTGLIELKATVFESWGEDPLPYFQEPPHSPYETPELYAEYPLVLTTGGRKFTSFHSEHRQIPSLRQITPWPTIEIHPDTAVELGIIDGDWVGVENHLGKCRMKALVQPTVHPKVVHALHGWWYPEQDGEEPNLFGTFKSNINMLMPHKKIGKLGLGANYKSNLCKVYKVSGLDD, from the coding sequence ATGACGACTGAGTTCAAAAAAGGTTCCGAAAACGACTATACCGTAAGGACCTGTGCCTGGTCTGCACCAGGCTGCCATCCAACCGGTTGCGGGCTGATCATGCATGTGAAAGACGGTAAATTGGTTGAAGTCGAGGGCGACCCGGATCATCCGGTTTCTCAGGGACGCGTTTGCGTCCGATGTCTGTCTCTTCCGGAAACGATCTATCACCCGGATAGAATCCTTTATCCGATGAAGCGTATCGGCAAAAAAGGCGTCAACAAATGGGAACAGATCACCTGGGATGAGGCATACGACATCATCGAGGAAAAAGTCAGATTCTATCAAAAAGAGTACGGACTTGAATCCATCGCCATGATGGGTGGAACCGGCCGCGAAGCAACCTTTTACTTCCCGGCATTATCCTACGCGGTATTGCAGACACCCAATAATGTCGGTGTTTTAAGCGGACTTTCTTGTTACGGACCGCGTTGTGCCGTGACTGAATACGTTCTCGGCGCAGGTTATCCGGAAATCGACTATGCTGCCTATTTTGAAGACAGATATGATAACCCTGAGTATCAACTTCCCGAGTATGTCATTATTTGGGGCAAAAGTCCCTTGGAATCCAATGCCGACGGATTTTTTGGTCACGCAATTATCGATTTGATGAAACGCGGGACGAAGATTATTGCCGTTGATCCGAGGGTTACCTGGCTGACATCCCGTGCCGAGTACCATTTGCAGCTCCGTCCCGGAACCGATGCAGCATTAGCGTTGGGCCTGCTGAATGTTATCATTAACGAAGACCTTTATGATCATGAATTTGTTGAGAAATGGACTTTTGGTTTGGAATCACTCAGAGAGCGAGTCCAGGAGTACAGCCCAAGACGCGTTGCAGATATTTGCTGGATCAAGGAAGAAACCATTGTTAATGCCGCCCGCGCCTATGCGAAAGCTTCAAGTTCAAGCATTGCCTGGGGCGTTGCTCTGGATATGAACCGTAATGGTATTCAGGCTATCCAAGGGGTCCTTTATCTCATGACGCTGACAGGAAACCTTGACATTCCTGGCGGTAATACCCTTGCCGAACCTTCCAGCTTCATGGGCAAATGGCGCTATGATACCCATGTTCAGATTCCGGAAGAAATATATGAGAATCGTATCGGCAATAAAGAATTCCCGTTCTTTAACTATGGACTTATGGCTTGCAGCCCGGACAATACGCTGGATTATTTTGAGAAACAACAGCCCTATCCGATTAAAATGGTATGGTCCAACAGCCAAAACCCCATTGCCAATGCAGCCTGTGTTCCAAAACGCTGGCATGAAGCCTTCAAAAAGATTGAATACTGGATCAGCCAGGAAGTCTTTATGACGCCAACCGTTTCTGCTTATGCGGATATGGTGCTTCCGGTCGCAACGTTTGCAGAGCATGATGGTGTTGTTATTCCGCACTTTGGCCGCAACGCCTCTTTTGTCGGTGCTGTCAATCAGTGTATTGAGCGTGTCGGCGAGTGCAAATCCGACCTGGAGATATGCTTTGATTTGGGAAAACGTCTCAACCCGAAAGCGTGGCCGTGGGAAACAGTATCGGAGTTCTTTACCGAACAAATTGAGCCGAAAACAGGGCTGACCTATCCTGAACTCAAAGATAAAGTTGTTCAGCAGCAGAAATATATCTATAAGAAATATGAAAAAGGCCTGCTGCGGTCAGACGGTGAACCTGGGTTCCAGACGCTGACGGGTCTTATTGAATTAAAGGCGACTGTATTTGAAAGCTGGGGCGAAGATCCTCTGCCCTATTTCCAAGAACCGCCACATAGCCCATACGAAACACCGGAGTTATACGCAGAATATCCATTGGTTCTGACAACAGGCGGAAGGAAATTTACGTCATTCCACTCCGAGCACAGACAGATCCCGTCTTTAAGACAGATTACCCCTTGGCCAACCATTGAAATACATCCCGATACCGCTGTTGAGCTTGGAATCATAGACGGAGACTGGGTCGGCGTAGAGAATCATCTGGGCAAATGCCGTATGAAAGCACTTGTTCAGCCTACTGTTCATCCTAAAGTCGTTCATGCTCTTCATGGTTGGTGGTATCCGGAACAAGACGGAGAAGAGCCTAACTTGTTTGGAACCTTTAAATCCAATATTAATATGCTTATGCCGCATAAGAAAATCGGAAAGCTGGGTTTGGGTGCCAACTATAAGAGCAATCTCTGCAAAGTATACAAGGTCAGCGGTTTAGATGATTAA
- a CDS encoding 4Fe-4S dicluster domain-containing protein, giving the protein MSQNGLLINYGWCTGCHSCEIACRNAKGIPLDQWGIKLAQIGPFKMSNDKTEWNYVPVPTSICDLCADRIAEGRKPACVHNCLAKCMEYGPVEELMKRMTEIGSKVNVYLP; this is encoded by the coding sequence ATGTCCCAGAATGGTTTATTGATAAATTACGGATGGTGTACAGGCTGCCACAGTTGTGAAATTGCCTGCCGGAACGCGAAAGGGATTCCTCTTGATCAATGGGGAATCAAACTGGCCCAAATTGGCCCGTTCAAAATGAGCAATGACAAAACCGAGTGGAACTATGTTCCAGTCCCGACCTCGATATGTGATCTCTGCGCAGACCGTATAGCCGAGGGCAGAAAACCGGCGTGTGTCCATAACTGTCTCGCCAAGTGCATGGAGTACGGCCCAGTTGAAGAATTAATGAAAAGAATGACTGAAATCGGGTCCAAGGTAAACGTTTACCTGCCTTAA
- a CDS encoding MFS transporter, producing MIRPRKFYGWKMVGVLWCVYFLMQGLVLYGEPVVNSYMIVHMGFGRSVLGAGSAMFMLFQGFSGPFVSKGIKAKGIRFTIIIGAIFVAVSSILMGTVVSKPWQYLVAFGAISGVGIGLSGMFSVQSGITYWFRKKRGLAMSIALTGAGAGGFISGYVLNYIINTTGSWRNAWHFITVTCILTIILVAVLVVNRPEAIGQVPDGEDISDEPQAKKLRDSKVYKTLTDVKVSDVMKDRRIWFILIALLALRFTYSMCIAHSILHLFDVGIPKAVAAMAVGTMTLFSVLGRLLPGTVIDKIEPRIVWFGGMVVFIIGFMNLMLATSSANAIVFSILVGMGFGSSYVCSATMVGNYYGVNTFPSIMGIIFPAQMIFGAFAPLLAGIIYDTTKSYVISFTFGLVIMIIGAIAVLLAVPPKVKEDQNPVVKSGDLHA from the coding sequence ATGATAAGACCAAGAAAGTTTTACGGCTGGAAAATGGTTGGTGTTCTTTGGTGTGTATACTTTTTAATGCAAGGACTGGTTCTCTATGGTGAGCCGGTGGTCAACAGTTACATGATCGTTCATATGGGGTTTGGCAGAAGCGTTTTAGGGGCCGGTTCGGCTATGTTTATGTTGTTCCAGGGCTTTTCTGGGCCTTTTGTAAGTAAAGGGATTAAGGCCAAGGGCATTAGATTTACGATCATTATCGGGGCAATTTTTGTTGCAGTGTCATCCATACTTATGGGAACAGTGGTCAGTAAGCCGTGGCAGTATTTAGTGGCCTTTGGTGCGATTTCCGGGGTAGGGATCGGCTTAAGCGGCATGTTTTCCGTTCAATCCGGCATTACCTACTGGTTTCGGAAAAAGCGTGGTTTAGCCATGTCTATTGCGCTGACCGGAGCGGGTGCCGGCGGATTTATTTCCGGTTATGTGTTGAATTACATCATTAATACAACCGGAAGTTGGCGTAATGCCTGGCATTTCATTACCGTAACATGTATTCTCACCATCATTTTGGTGGCTGTCCTTGTGGTGAACAGACCGGAAGCAATCGGACAAGTTCCTGACGGAGAAGATATTAGTGATGAACCGCAGGCAAAGAAACTAAGAGACAGTAAAGTATATAAAACGTTGACGGATGTGAAAGTGTCCGATGTCATGAAAGACAGACGGATCTGGTTTATTCTCATTGCATTGCTGGCGCTTCGGTTTACTTATTCCATGTGTATTGCCCATTCTATTCTGCATTTATTTGATGTGGGAATACCGAAGGCAGTGGCGGCTATGGCAGTTGGCACGATGACCTTATTCAGTGTTTTAGGGCGGCTGTTGCCAGGTACTGTGATCGATAAGATCGAGCCGCGAATTGTCTGGTTTGGCGGAATGGTTGTTTTTATCATTGGTTTCATGAATTTAATGTTAGCAACATCCTCCGCGAATGCAATCGTGTTCTCCATCTTGGTAGGTATGGGTTTTGGATCATCCTATGTCTGTTCAGCAACCATGGTCGGAAACTATTATGGTGTCAATACATTTCCATCGATCATGGGTATTATTTTCCCGGCCCAGATGATTTTCGGCGCTTTTGCACCGCTGCTTGCAGGTATCATTTATGATACAACGAAGAGTTACGTCATCTCTTTTACCTTTGGACTTGTCATCATGATTATTGGAGCCATAGCAGTTTTGTTGGCTGTTCCTCCCAAGGTCAAAGAAGATCAAAATCCTGTAGTTAAGAGCGGGGATTTACACGCGTGA
- a CDS encoding MFS transporter → METEKQTPELGSIPLSTSGTIRISWPEKISFALGDAGCNMVWATLQAFMMFFYTDIAGISAAFIGTMYFVIRIMDAFSDIGMGILVDRTNTKWGKARPYILWLAVPMAIGMVLLFTAPDFSTSGKQAYAFATYFLVSVILYTALAQPYNTMMALITNDQYDRSILNILRMGGGVLIAMTTGYFTLPLVNAFGGGKHGWQMMAVVYAIICVIFLVICFAGTKEKIKPVKEQTVPVKVGLKALFANKYWIMMLLLGTLTFMMFSMPAAWPYYAQYVMGNPMYVGTIMTMNFLSNLVIFIFIMPWLLKKIGKRNSVFVGFVLYAIGVVIILTNPTNYTTVIIATLIRGAGFAPLVGTMYAFIADTIEYGEWKTGVRSEGLTYSAASFGQKCGTGLGGALIGWLLAAGGYVANAPVQSAASMGMINFMFIWLQLIAYVLAVIILLFYKLDKEYPAIIEELKQRKLNKVSEAGK, encoded by the coding sequence ATGGAAACTGAAAAACAGACTCCAGAACTCGGTTCTATACCTCTGAGTACTTCAGGCACAATTCGGATTTCCTGGCCGGAGAAAATCTCTTTTGCCTTGGGAGATGCAGGCTGCAACATGGTATGGGCGACCTTGCAGGCTTTTATGATGTTTTTTTACACCGATATCGCCGGGATTTCCGCTGCTTTTATTGGCACCATGTATTTTGTAATTCGTATTATGGATGCTTTTTCTGATATCGGTATGGGTATACTTGTTGACCGCACTAATACTAAATGGGGAAAAGCCAGGCCCTATATCCTATGGTTAGCGGTGCCGATGGCCATTGGTATGGTTCTGCTCTTTACAGCACCGGATTTTAGTACTTCAGGTAAACAGGCATATGCTTTTGCCACCTACTTTTTAGTGAGCGTAATTTTATATACTGCACTGGCTCAACCCTACAATACAATGATGGCTTTGATTACGAACGATCAATATGACCGCTCCATTTTGAACATATTGAGAATGGGCGGTGGCGTTTTAATTGCGATGACTACCGGTTACTTCACTTTGCCGTTAGTCAATGCTTTCGGAGGCGGCAAACATGGTTGGCAAATGATGGCCGTTGTCTATGCGATTATTTGTGTCATCTTCCTTGTGATTTGTTTCGCGGGTACGAAAGAAAAAATCAAGCCCGTCAAGGAACAGACAGTCCCTGTTAAAGTGGGGTTGAAAGCCCTTTTTGCCAACAAATATTGGATCATGATGCTTCTCCTCGGTACGTTGACCTTCATGATGTTTTCCATGCCGGCTGCCTGGCCTTATTATGCGCAATATGTCATGGGGAATCCAATGTATGTCGGGACGATTATGACGATGAACTTCCTGTCTAATCTGGTAATATTTATATTTATTATGCCTTGGTTGCTGAAGAAGATCGGCAAACGTAACAGCGTTTTTGTCGGCTTTGTGTTATATGCCATCGGAGTAGTTATTATCCTCACTAACCCAACCAACTATACGACGGTAATTATAGCGACCCTTATCAGAGGTGCCGGTTTTGCGCCTCTGGTCGGGACGATGTATGCTTTTATTGCCGATACGATTGAGTACGGGGAATGGAAGACCGGCGTAAGGTCAGAAGGTCTTACCTACAGTGCGGCAAGTTTCGGCCAAAAATGCGGTACCGGTCTGGGTGGTGCCCTTATCGGCTGGCTGCTGGCTGCCGGCGGTTATGTAGCCAATGCACCTGTTCAGTCAGCGGCATCGATGGGTATGATTAACTTCATGTTCATCTGGCTGCAGCTCATAGCATACGTGCTTGCTGTTATTATTTTGCTGTTCTATAAACTAGACAAGGAATATCCAGCAATTATTGAAGAATTAAAACAACGCAAGCTGAATAAGGTCAGTGAAGCAGGGAAGTAA
- a CDS encoding molybdopterin-dependent aldehyde oxidoreductase gives MLSLKIISVIVNGIRKSIVCDPEETLGNVLRNQLGLTGTKLGCGTGQCGACSVLIDGKVVRSCVKKMKAIPENANIVTIEGIGTPDNLHALQIAWMYHGAAQCGFCTPGFIVSAKALLDENINPTRKEVRDWFQKHRNACRCTGYKPLVDAVMDAAKLIRGEIALEDLTFKLPENTSMLGTKFPRPDGLPKVTGTCDYGHDLILKLPEDTLHMAMVNAKVSHANILSIDISEAEKMPGVHKVITAKDLGDKNVMGFTFMAMPKNKNDGKERPVLCDKKVFQYGDPIALVCADTEVQARVAADKVKVEYELLPAYMSGPEAAAPDAMEIHPGIPNVHFELPVIKGEETGPIMDEAAYVVEGDFYVQRQPHLVLEPEVGFAYTDDEGRITVHTKSLVVVLPQIVIALTLGLPPEKVRIIMNPVGASFGYKLTPNSEVYMAVGTWITGKPVALHYDYAQQTYYTGKRSPMNTYCKLAADKDGKLLAMEHDIILDHGAYDAGGDFLATKAARFCGSCYHIPNIRGLVKSTFTNNAFGTAFRAYGSPQTLFASESLMDELAAKMGIDPFELRYKNIYRPGSTTPSGNELDCHPLEQLMDMMRPKYQEAQARAITESTPELKRGVGISLGTYNTTGDHGDNGEVDLELMPDGTVTVYNTYEEQGQGAEIGTLTAAYEALRPLGLKPEQINLVMNDTAKCPITGAAAASRLFFVNGNATLHAATQLMDAMRKPDGSFRTYQEMMAEGIPVKYRGKFTNADHTTPYNLDNGQGSPSSTYMYAVFMSEVEVNTNTGKVNVLKMTLNTDIGTIGSKLAVDGQMYGGLAQGIGLALSEDFYDPAKHQTMVACGFPYINDITDDLEVNYIQTPRATGPFGAAGCGEIPLTAPHVAIINAINNATGVRIKDLPALPEKVLAGLKSLKK, from the coding sequence ATGTTAAGCTTGAAAATTATTTCTGTCATCGTTAACGGCATACGAAAATCAATCGTATGCGACCCGGAAGAAACTCTGGGTAATGTCCTTAGGAACCAATTAGGACTTACCGGCACTAAATTAGGCTGCGGAACAGGGCAATGTGGTGCTTGTTCGGTCTTGATTGATGGGAAAGTTGTTCGTTCCTGTGTGAAAAAAATGAAAGCTATTCCTGAAAATGCCAATATTGTAACCATTGAAGGTATTGGAACACCAGATAATCTTCATGCGCTCCAGATTGCCTGGATGTATCATGGCGCAGCCCAATGTGGATTTTGTACACCTGGTTTTATAGTATCCGCAAAAGCGCTGTTGGATGAAAATATCAATCCAACCCGTAAGGAGGTCAGAGATTGGTTTCAAAAACACCGCAATGCCTGTCGATGTACAGGATATAAGCCGCTCGTCGATGCGGTAATGGATGCGGCAAAGCTTATACGCGGAGAGATCGCTTTGGAGGATCTTACATTTAAGCTTCCCGAAAATACCAGTATGCTTGGAACCAAATTCCCAAGGCCGGATGGATTACCGAAAGTGACCGGAACATGTGATTATGGCCATGACCTTATTTTGAAACTCCCGGAGGATACGCTGCATATGGCGATGGTCAATGCGAAAGTGTCCCATGCCAATATCCTATCGATTGACATCTCCGAGGCCGAGAAAATGCCCGGGGTGCATAAAGTGATTACAGCAAAAGATCTAGGCGACAAGAATGTCATGGGCTTTACATTTATGGCGATGCCCAAAAATAAAAACGATGGCAAGGAGCGTCCGGTCCTTTGTGATAAAAAGGTGTTCCAGTATGGTGATCCAATAGCGCTGGTATGTGCGGATACGGAAGTACAAGCCAGGGTAGCTGCTGATAAAGTTAAGGTTGAATACGAATTACTGCCGGCCTATATGAGCGGGCCGGAAGCAGCTGCGCCGGATGCGATGGAAATCCATCCTGGCATTCCCAATGTTCATTTTGAACTGCCGGTAATCAAAGGGGAAGAAACCGGCCCCATTATGGATGAGGCGGCTTATGTAGTCGAGGGTGATTTCTATGTACAACGTCAGCCGCACCTTGTTTTAGAGCCAGAGGTTGGGTTCGCTTATACGGATGATGAGGGCAGAATAACCGTTCATACCAAGAGTTTGGTGGTTGTTCTTCCGCAAATCGTTATTGCCTTAACCTTAGGGCTTCCGCCAGAGAAGGTCAGGATTATTATGAACCCTGTGGGTGCCAGCTTTGGTTATAAACTGACACCGAATTCGGAAGTCTACATGGCGGTTGGCACATGGATTACGGGCAAACCAGTGGCTCTGCATTATGATTATGCCCAACAAACCTATTACACAGGCAAACGCTCACCGATGAATACGTACTGCAAATTGGCGGCGGATAAAGACGGGAAGCTTTTAGCCATGGAACATGATATTATCCTTGATCATGGGGCTTATGATGCAGGCGGAGATTTTCTGGCGACCAAAGCTGCGCGTTTCTGCGGGTCATGTTATCACATTCCCAATATTCGCGGGCTGGTCAAATCGACATTTACAAATAATGCCTTTGGGACGGCGTTCAGAGCGTATGGCTCACCGCAAACCTTATTTGCTTCAGAATCACTGATGGATGAACTGGCAGCAAAGATGGGTATTGATCCGTTTGAACTCCGCTACAAAAATATCTACAGACCGGGCTCAACGACTCCTAGCGGGAATGAACTCGATTGTCATCCCTTGGAGCAATTAATGGATATGATGCGTCCAAAATACCAGGAAGCGCAAGCTCGGGCGATAACAGAATCCACACCGGAATTAAAACGCGGTGTCGGCATCAGCCTCGGAACCTATAATACGACAGGTGATCACGGTGATAATGGTGAAGTCGACCTCGAACTCATGCCGGATGGCACCGTTACCGTCTATAATACGTACGAGGAACAGGGACAAGGTGCTGAGATCGGGACCCTTACAGCTGCCTATGAAGCGTTAAGGCCCTTAGGCCTCAAGCCGGAACAGATCAACTTAGTCATGAATGATACCGCGAAATGCCCGATTACAGGTGCCGCTGCTGCCAGCCGCTTGTTCTTTGTTAACGGCAATGCGACGCTTCACGCTGCTACTCAGCTAATGGACGCCATGCGTAAACCGGATGGATCCTTCAGAACCTATCAGGAAATGATGGCGGAGGGTATCCCTGTGAAATATCGTGGAAAGTTCACGAATGCGGATCATACAACGCCCTATAATTTGGATAACGGCCAGGGAAGTCCTTCCTCAACCTATATGTATGCCGTATTTATGTCGGAAGTAGAAGTCAATACCAACACCGGCAAGGTCAATGTCTTAAAAATGACCTTAAATACGGATATTGGAACAATTGGCAGTAAGCTGGCTGTCGATGGTCAGATGTATGGCGGATTAGCTCAGGGGATTGGATTAGCCCTCTCGGAAGATTTTTATGATCCAGCCAAACATCAAACCATGGTTGCCTGCGGTTTCCCGTACATCAATGATATTACCGATGATCTGGAAGTAAACTACATCCAGACCCCAAGAGCTACCGGCCCATTTGGTGCTGCAGGTTGCGGTGAGATTCCTCTTACGGCACCGCATGTGGCCATCATTAACGCTATCAACAATGCTACCGGCGTACGGATTAAAGACCTGCCGGCGCTTCCAGAAAAAGTCCTGGCAGGCTTAAAGTCACTTAAAAAATAA
- a CDS encoding pyridine nucleotide-disulfide oxidoreductase/dicluster-binding protein: MEMDTYAIQEMARLCTHNEMPSCVTHCPLHVDLRTLIGSIQKGQYAEAAKLYRRQVLFPEILSRICDQPCQKHCLRGNWDEPIAIRSLEKASMDFGKVKKERSYPIQPKNKRIAVIGGGLSGLACAIDLVRKGYQVDLYEQNNRLGGSLWEYDPQSLPLDIIEKEMTIPLQAGVNIYLNTKIMDRGELYQDAIFYSAIELSGDFDQDYEPVSLASGMPGVFGRGKEDKASMNSPVYAIAVGLRAARSIERYFQNASLTAGREKEGCYPAQTHVTLPVVKSKQLREKMSDPAAGYNQQEAADEAARCWLCSCTECWDVCPYIRRYKAFPDDLVKTYGKNMYAYPAMGKSSATSLINACSLCGLCKEVCPGGLDMTAASINARRIMVERGIMPMAVHDFSLRDMLFSNGSEYFLAKHQPGMNSSRYLFFPGCQLGASDPDYVLKTYDYLIEKLDGGVGLLLGCCGVPALWSGRNALFQQQIDQITQTWQKLGQPEVILTCPTCQNIFREFFPGIIAQSLWQIIQESLSMNELSDNFRIEESGKELMVHDPCASRYDREMQDTARFILRQSGIIPGELPLNREKTQCCGYGGLIATVNPELASEISLERIQYSDKDYVTYCVNCRDDFARHGKPTWHLLDVLFFAKDPERAKRKAPSYSQRRENRWRLREKLLNMLWGEAMQEKQAIEDIKLIICSELAEQLDRDLILVDEVKEVLRAAQNTGKNVLIIENGNYLTHKKMGLITYWVEYQVESDYYRVLNAYSHRMQIVEDVKDDG; the protein is encoded by the coding sequence ATGGAAATGGATACGTATGCAATCCAAGAGATGGCAAGACTCTGCACTCATAACGAAATGCCAAGCTGTGTAACGCATTGTCCTTTACATGTTGATCTGAGAACTCTTATCGGATCAATTCAAAAAGGACAGTATGCTGAAGCAGCTAAACTCTATCGTCGGCAAGTTCTATTTCCTGAAATATTAAGCCGTATCTGTGATCAGCCATGTCAAAAACATTGCCTGAGAGGCAATTGGGATGAGCCAATAGCTATTCGTTCACTGGAAAAAGCCAGTATGGACTTTGGCAAAGTCAAAAAGGAAAGAAGCTATCCAATACAGCCTAAGAATAAGCGGATCGCTGTCATTGGCGGGGGATTATCCGGTTTAGCCTGTGCCATTGATTTGGTTCGCAAAGGATATCAGGTTGACTTATATGAGCAGAATAACCGATTGGGTGGGAGTCTTTGGGAGTATGATCCTCAAAGCCTTCCGCTCGATATTATTGAAAAGGAAATGACTATCCCGCTTCAAGCCGGGGTAAATATATATTTGAACACCAAGATCATGGATCGGGGAGAGCTATATCAGGATGCTATTTTTTATAGTGCGATAGAATTAAGCGGAGACTTTGACCAGGATTACGAGCCGGTCAGTCTCGCTTCCGGCATGCCCGGTGTTTTCGGCAGAGGCAAAGAGGATAAAGCATCAATGAATTCGCCTGTGTATGCTATTGCCGTCGGTTTAAGAGCCGCCCGGAGTATCGAACGATATTTTCAAAACGCATCGCTCACTGCCGGCAGGGAGAAGGAGGGGTGTTACCCAGCACAAACCCATGTTACACTTCCGGTTGTCAAAAGCAAGCAACTTAGAGAAAAAATGTCTGACCCTGCAGCGGGGTATAATCAACAGGAAGCGGCGGACGAAGCAGCGCGGTGCTGGCTGTGCAGTTGTACTGAATGTTGGGATGTTTGTCCCTATATCCGTCGTTATAAAGCATTTCCAGATGACCTGGTTAAAACTTATGGCAAAAATATGTATGCCTATCCGGCGATGGGAAAAAGCAGCGCCACCAGTCTGATTAATGCATGCAGTTTATGTGGTTTATGCAAAGAGGTTTGCCCCGGGGGATTGGATATGACGGCGGCTTCGATCAACGCCCGGCGTATTATGGTCGAGAGAGGGATTATGCCAATGGCTGTCCATGATTTTTCTCTGCGGGATATGCTTTTCAGCAACGGTTCCGAATATTTTTTAGCAAAGCATCAGCCCGGAATGAATTCCAGCCGGTATTTGTTCTTCCCCGGCTGTCAGTTGGGGGCTTCCGATCCGGACTATGTGTTGAAGACCTACGATTATTTGATAGAAAAGCTGGACGGGGGAGTAGGCCTTTTATTGGGATGCTGTGGGGTGCCGGCACTGTGGTCAGGTCGGAACGCGTTGTTTCAGCAGCAGATCGACCAAATAACCCAAACATGGCAAAAACTTGGTCAACCGGAGGTAATTCTGACCTGTCCAACCTGTCAAAATATCTTCCGGGAATTTTTCCCCGGGATCATTGCCCAATCGTTGTGGCAAATAATCCAAGAAAGCTTATCAATGAATGAGTTATCGGACAATTTCAGGATAGAGGAATCGGGTAAAGAACTAATGGTCCATGATCCCTGTGCCAGTCGGTATGACAGGGAAATGCAAGACACGGCCCGCTTTATTTTGCGACAGTCAGGAATCATCCCGGGGGAATTGCCGCTCAACAGAGAAAAGACCCAATGCTGCGGTTATGGTGGTTTAATTGCGACGGTCAATCCGGAACTGGCATCCGAAATCTCGCTGGAGCGTATTCAGTACAGCGATAAAGACTATGTTACTTATTGTGTAAACTGTCGCGACGATTTTGCCCGTCACGGCAAACCAACCTGGCATCTGCTCGATGTGCTTTTTTTTGCCAAAGATCCGGAAAGGGCAAAGCGGAAAGCGCCATCGTATTCCCAACGGCGGGAAAATAGATGGCGTTTAAGGGAAAAACTTCTGAACATGTTATGGGGTGAAGCTATGCAGGAAAAACAAGCTATTGAAGATATAAAATTAATTATTTGTTCAGAACTGGCGGAACAATTGGATCGGGACTTAATTTTGGTGGATGAAGTTAAGGAAGTCCTTCGTGCGGCACAAAACACAGGCAAGAATGTCCTTATCATCGAAAATGGGAACTATCTGACGCATAAGAAGATGGGTTTAATTACGTATTGGGTCGAGTATCAAGTGGAGAGTGATTATTATAGGGTGTTGAACGCGTATAGTCACCGGATGCAGATTGTGGAGGATGTGAAAGACGATGGCTGA
- a CDS encoding DVU_1557 family redox protein: MAEKENDSKVICCQCKIPLEISKVSIAYEGHTLSVDLPKCPLCSQVYLSEEIVRTRVHEIEKTLEDK, encoded by the coding sequence ATGGCTGAGAAGGAAAACGATTCCAAAGTAATATGTTGTCAATGCAAAATTCCGCTCGAGATCAGCAAAGTGTCCATCGCTTATGAAGGCCATACCTTATCAGTCGATTTGCCGAAGTGTCCGTTGTGCAGCCAGGTTTATCTTTCGGAAGAAATCGTTCGAACCCGGGTTCATGAGATAGAAAAGACACTGGAAGATAAATGA